In Gimesia panareensis, the genomic window CGACTTTTCTTAAACTGCACAGTGAAGTACACTTCGGCCCGAAATTAATTTCTGGAATGCTGACCTGCGCCCTGCGTTCCCCTCGGGCCATGGAGATTTTGTAGCAAGCAGGTCATGCGGCGGAAAGGAGTCTGCCATGTCATACGTACCAACCCGGTTTATCCATGCCGCGAACCTGCGCCTCGATCATCAGCCGCAGGGGATCGCTGTCGTTTCCGATGCAGCACAGCAGCTGCTCGAGGACAGTACGCTGACCTGTTTTTCTAATCTGATCCAGTCTTGCCTGGATCAGGAAGTCGATTTCCTGCTGCTGACGGGAAATACATTCGTCGAAGCAGATCATAGTAATCGTGCCCGGATTGCCCTGATTGATGGCTTTCAGAAACTGGCCGCACGCAACATCCCGGTCCTGGTCATCCCCGGCGAATCAGATCCCCTCAGTGCCTGGGATCTGCAATACCACTGGCCTGAAAACGTCAACTTCTTTTCTCCCGGTGATCATGAACGGTTCGACATTCTCCGTGATACAGAAACCGTCGCCACCCTGCAGCTCTTCGGTTCAGCGCCTGCCAAAACCTACCAGTCCCTGAAACTGAAACAGCGCAACCAGCTCTTTAACAAACACAACCAGCGGCCCCTGTCGATTGGCTGTATGACTCCCGCTTCCTCGGCAAGTACCCAGGAATCGGCCACCTTTGAACTCGATTCCTTCTCGCTGGCCGTTCCGGATGCATTCCAGAACGACGATGACAGCAATGAAGTCGCCGTGGACTATCTCTCCCTCTACAAAGGGACCAGCCATCATACATTTGAAATGCAGCCCGGCGTCGCCCATCATCCGGGAACTCCGCAGGGGTTGAATTTCAGTGAGTACCAGAAAAACGGAGTGACGCTGGCCACCGTCAACTCAGAAACACCGCTGGAACTGAGACGACTCAAAGTCGCACCAGTCCGCTGGCTCCCCGTGGAACTGCAGCTGGAGCCACACACCTCTGCTGCCCAACTCAAACAACTGATGAAGTCAGCGTTACTTTCGCGCAAACCAGGCAAACACGAACAGCTCTGGATGATGCGCTGGAACCTTACCGGAAGCGGCGCGCTGCTCGATTCTCTGGACGACAGCACACAACAGGCGGAACTGATTTTAGAGTTGCAGCAGGAACTCGATGGGCATCCGCTTCCATTGCTGGAGCATGTTTTCGCACTCCAGTTCAGCCCGACAGAAAACAATCAGGAATCAGGCACTGAGCTGACTCAACGTTATCTGCGACAGGTGGAGTCATTCCACTCACGCATTGATGCCCCCCTTGAGCGACTGATCGCACACGCCGGTCACCTCGATCAGACCTGGCATCAGCGGTTGAGTACGATCGCTGCAGAACTGGACGAACAGCAGATCTTCAATACAGCCATCCGCAATGGACAGTCCTGGCTCAACATTTCGACGGATGAGGAACTCCACTCATGAAAATTAATCGCATTCATGTCGACCGGTTTGGAAACTGGCATGACCTGAATCTGGCTCCCCTGCAGGCGGGAATCAACGTCTTTTATGGTCCGAATGAAACGGGCAAATCGACCCTGATGCGCATGATCCGGGGCATCCTCTACGGCTTCCGTTCCGAGGAAATCCGCGAGCATGTGCGCGTACCGGATTCCACTCCCTGGTCGGCCCTGCTGGATATCAAACATCAGGGACAGCGTTACGAAATTCGCCGTCAGTCAAAAAATGGCGGGCGTGGCCAGTTCTCCTTCCAGGCAGAATCACGCGGTATTTCCAGCCAGGAACTGCTGACCTCGCTCCACGCGGGGGTCAAAGAAAGCGTCTACGAAAATGTGTTCGCCATCGGCCTGAATGAGCTACAGGAACTGGGCACACTGCACGGCGATCAGGTCGCCAGACACATTTACGGACTGTCACTCGGACCGGAAGGCCAGGCGATCCTTGATGTCTCCCGGCATATTGCAGAAAACAGACAGACCTGTTTGAGCCATGATCTGAAATCCGGCTCACTGGTTGACCTCTACCGACAACTCGATGAAGTCAATGCGCAGCTGGCAAACCTCCAACAGCAATCACAGCGTTTCTATCATCTGTCCAATGAACTGCAACAGCTGCGTGAAGAATCAGACAGTCTGAAAAAACGGAAGTCCGGCCTGCAGTATCAGATTCGGGGGCACCGTTTCCTGGAACGGGTCTTCAAACCCTGGCAGGAAGTGCAACACCTGCATCAAAAACTGAAACAGCTGCCTGTTGTCCACGACTTTCCCGTTGATGGTATCGCCCTGCTTGATGACTACGATCAGCAGATCAGACAGACGGAAGCGAAACTGATCGAAGTCAAAGCCGAGATCAAACGGCTCCGTAAAGAAATCGAACAGTACGAATCGGACAATGAACTGCTGGACCATGCTGCGCAGATCCAGAGTCTGGCAGACCAGAAAGACTGGATTGCTTCCCTGGAACAGGACTTTAAAGATGGCCAGACCGAAGTTCGCCGACTGGAACAGAT contains:
- a CDS encoding metallophosphoesterase family protein; this translates as MSYVPTRFIHAANLRLDHQPQGIAVVSDAAQQLLEDSTLTCFSNLIQSCLDQEVDFLLLTGNTFVEADHSNRARIALIDGFQKLAARNIPVLVIPGESDPLSAWDLQYHWPENVNFFSPGDHERFDILRDTETVATLQLFGSAPAKTYQSLKLKQRNQLFNKHNQRPLSIGCMTPASSASTQESATFELDSFSLAVPDAFQNDDDSNEVAVDYLSLYKGTSHHTFEMQPGVAHHPGTPQGLNFSEYQKNGVTLATVNSETPLELRRLKVAPVRWLPVELQLEPHTSAAQLKQLMKSALLSRKPGKHEQLWMMRWNLTGSGALLDSLDDSTQQAELILELQQELDGHPLPLLEHVFALQFSPTENNQESGTELTQRYLRQVESFHSRIDAPLERLIAHAGHLDQTWHQRLSTIAAELDEQQIFNTAIRNGQSWLNISTDEELHS